One window of Candidatus Micrarchaeota archaeon genomic DNA carries:
- a CDS encoding DNA topoisomerase IV subunit A: protein MKNPKPKEKDAKASLEEFGEKIVKDIEYKRNPKFVTKVRTRSNIVYDDKKGYLSLGPSQEERNFLNTAQSKRFMQTVAIASKCHKFVKENLHTTIRGLYYQLKYSLGEDVDENIFNEQAESNPIIEDLEVAMDLKREDLHLNANRKGVLAGNVKIMDTFGNERQQIDASKMGRSGWAIPSDVDNDIEFIDVKAKYVLVVEKDALWNRLNEDGIWKKENMILISPQGQAARGTRRLIRKFADMDLPIYVFNDADAWGWYIYWTIKTGSMNLAYIGSDIATPEARFIGVTMSDIEEFDFLKSLTLKATEVDLKRAEEMLSYPWINKHKAWEEELKKVLKTKAKLESDALQGPKLTFVGDYLKEKIKNKEFLP, encoded by the coding sequence ATGAAGAACCCAAAGCCGAAGGAGAAGGACGCAAAGGCCAGCCTTGAGGAGTTCGGGGAAAAAATAGTAAAGGACATTGAATACAAGAGGAACCCGAAATTCGTGACAAAGGTAAGGACGAGGTCGAACATAGTATACGACGACAAGAAGGGCTACCTTTCCCTAGGGCCGTCCCAGGAGGAGCGCAACTTCCTGAATACCGCGCAGTCGAAAAGGTTCATGCAGACCGTCGCAATAGCTTCAAAGTGCCACAAGTTCGTGAAGGAGAACCTGCACACCACTATAAGGGGCCTTTACTACCAGCTCAAGTACTCCCTGGGAGAAGATGTAGACGAGAACATATTCAACGAGCAGGCGGAGTCGAATCCGATAATAGAGGACCTCGAAGTGGCAATGGACCTTAAGAGGGAAGACCTGCACCTCAACGCAAACAGGAAGGGCGTGCTAGCCGGGAACGTAAAGATAATGGACACTTTCGGGAACGAGCGCCAGCAGATAGATGCCAGCAAGATGGGGAGGAGCGGATGGGCCATACCAAGCGACGTGGACAACGACATAGAGTTCATAGACGTCAAGGCTAAGTACGTTCTTGTTGTCGAAAAGGATGCGCTATGGAACAGGCTAAACGAGGACGGGATATGGAAGAAGGAGAACATGATACTCATATCCCCGCAAGGCCAGGCCGCAAGGGGAACAAGGCGGCTCATAAGGAAGTTCGCGGACATGGACCTCCCGATATACGTGTTCAACGATGCCGATGCGTGGGGGTGGTACATATACTGGACCATAAAGACCGGCAGCATGAACCTCGCCTACATAGGCAGCGACATAGCAACCCCCGAAGCGAGGTTCATAGGCGTTACGATGTCGGACATAGAGGAATTCGATTTCCTGAAGAGCCTGACGCTCAAGGCAACCGAAGTCGACCTTAAGAGGGCCGAGGAGATGCTCTCGTATCCATGGATAAACAAGCACAAGGCCTGGGAGGAGGAGCTGAAAAAGGTGCTGAAAACTAAGGCGAAGCTGGAATCCGATGCGCTGCAGGGTCCAAAGCTGACGTTCGTTGGCGACTACCTGAAGGAAAAAATAAAGAACAAGGAATTCCTACCCTGA
- a CDS encoding CpaF family protein, with product MDKRLLNAEEEILKQMVGKFSEIVDGDRRSDIIKAIAKKHYPDISHSEINAIIEDMSDFAPIAELLADEDIEDIMINNTTNIFAFSSKRGSMKIESKIDDRDHLNRFVAKLKLYLTNSKYSGNIVDIHLPNGSRANVVSSPLGYNISIRNQKKTPLSILDLINTNVMDYEIAARLWLYVDGLKVRPANLLIGGVPAAGKTTLLNAMFSFFRPDQRIITIEETYELNTSTQENCVNLETSEDIPMEALVKNALRMRPDLIIIGEVRGAEANDMITAMNIGKIAMGTIHGSSSRDIVNRLQHTPMNVPMDIVPVIDALVVVSPFYNADTSYRKVTQISEISGIETQVLLSDLYKYDYKTRRGSPILPSVTYRDMLANLLGVPPTEILAEERVRAIILETLNKQGKRSISHISDLVKKYYDNPDSALKSLGVTGVQPAVRV from the coding sequence ATGGACAAGCGCCTGCTGAATGCAGAGGAGGAAATACTAAAGCAGATGGTGGGCAAGTTCTCGGAGATAGTCGATGGCGACAGGAGGAGCGACATAATAAAGGCCATAGCAAAGAAGCACTACCCGGACATAAGCCACTCGGAGATTAACGCCATTATAGAGGACATGAGCGATTTCGCCCCGATAGCAGAGCTTCTTGCAGACGAGGACATTGAGGACATAATGATAAACAACACCACCAACATATTCGCATTCAGCTCCAAAAGGGGGAGCATGAAGATAGAAAGCAAGATCGATGACAGGGATCACCTGAACAGGTTTGTGGCGAAACTTAAGCTTTACCTTACCAACTCAAAGTACAGCGGCAACATAGTGGACATACACCTTCCTAACGGAAGCAGGGCCAACGTCGTTTCTAGCCCCCTAGGCTACAACATATCGATAAGGAACCAGAAGAAGACGCCGCTGAGCATACTAGATCTGATAAACACAAACGTGATGGACTACGAGATAGCTGCAAGGCTCTGGCTGTATGTTGATGGGCTCAAGGTGAGGCCCGCAAACCTGCTCATAGGCGGGGTTCCAGCAGCGGGAAAGACTACGCTGCTCAATGCGATGTTCTCCTTTTTCAGGCCGGACCAGCGCATAATAACGATAGAGGAGACGTACGAGCTTAACACTTCGACGCAGGAAAACTGCGTGAACCTCGAGACAAGCGAGGACATACCCATGGAGGCGCTTGTCAAGAACGCCCTCAGGATGAGGCCGGACCTGATAATAATAGGAGAGGTGAGGGGCGCCGAGGCCAACGACATGATCACGGCGATGAACATAGGAAAGATAGCCATGGGGACCATACACGGCTCCTCCTCGAGGGACATAGTAAACAGGCTGCAGCACACGCCAATGAACGTTCCGATGGACATAGTGCCGGTTATAGACGCGCTGGTTGTGGTGTCTCCTTTCTACAACGCAGACACCTCGTACAGGAAGGTCACCCAGATATCGGAAATCTCAGGGATAGAGACTCAGGTGCTGCTCTCAGATCTCTACAAATACGACTACAAGACAAGGAGGGGCTCTCCTATACTTCCGAGCGTAACCTACAGGGACATGCTTGCCAATCTGCTCGGGGTACCCCCAACCGAGATACTTGCAGAGGAGAGGGTAAGGGCAATAATACTGGAAACCCTGAACAAGCAGGGGAAGAGAAGCATAAGCCACATAAGCGACCTGGTGAAGAAATACTACGACAATCCAGACTCGGCGCTCAAAAGCCTTGGCGTGACAGGCGTGCAGCCTGCCGTGCGCGTATGA
- a CDS encoding 3-deoxy-7-phosphoheptulonate synthase, which produces MVEKYLERSTGKQDNLHIKEFIRLPSPRELKADLPTDKSVDAVVAKSRKRIIEILGKRDPRLLVIAGPCSIHDEAGAIDYATRLNGLREKFSDKMEIVMRVYFEKPRTTVGWKGLINDPNLNGSQDIEKGLRLARRILLKINGIGLPTATEFLDPIVPQYTADLISWAAIGARTTESQTHREMASGLSMPVGLKNATDGSLQIAIDAMKATQYGHSFLGINEDGITSIVRTTGNPNSHVVLRGGHSKTNYDYDSIRQAAEKLRSEKLPEVVMVDCSHANSRKKHELQQYVWNNVINQYAGKINPSIIGLMVESNINEGSQDIPKNLAELRYGVSITDPCVSWETTEHMLGWAYEKL; this is translated from the coding sequence ATGGTAGAAAAATATTTGGAGCGCAGTACTGGAAAGCAGGATAACCTGCACATAAAGGAGTTCATACGTCTACCATCTCCGAGGGAGCTGAAAGCGGATTTGCCCACAGATAAATCAGTAGATGCTGTAGTAGCCAAGAGCCGCAAACGCATTATAGAGATTTTGGGGAAAAGAGACCCGCGCCTTCTTGTCATAGCCGGGCCATGCTCGATTCACGATGAGGCGGGCGCGATTGATTATGCGACGCGGCTCAACGGCCTGCGTGAAAAATTCTCCGACAAAATGGAGATAGTAATGCGCGTATACTTTGAGAAGCCGCGCACTACAGTAGGCTGGAAAGGGCTGATTAACGACCCAAACCTAAACGGCTCGCAGGACATAGAGAAGGGACTCAGGCTTGCGCGCAGGATACTGCTCAAGATCAACGGCATTGGCCTTCCGACAGCTACTGAATTCCTTGATCCGATAGTTCCGCAGTATACTGCAGATCTTATCAGCTGGGCTGCGATAGGCGCACGCACTACCGAATCGCAGACGCACCGAGAGATGGCGAGCGGGCTTTCTATGCCGGTAGGGCTGAAGAATGCAACAGATGGCAGTTTGCAAATAGCAATAGATGCAATGAAGGCCACGCAGTATGGGCACAGCTTCCTCGGGATAAACGAGGACGGCATAACCAGCATAGTCAGGACTACGGGGAACCCGAACAGCCATGTGGTCCTGCGCGGCGGGCATTCAAAGACAAACTATGATTATGACAGCATTCGGCAGGCTGCTGAAAAGCTGCGCTCGGAGAAGCTCCCAGAAGTGGTGATGGTTGACTGCAGCCATGCGAATTCGAGGAAAAAACACGAACTGCAGCAATACGTGTGGAACAACGTAATCAACCAGTATGCAGGAAAGATAAACCCGTCGATCATAGGCCTGATGGTGGAAAGCAACATCAATGAAGGAAGCCAGGACATACCAAAGAACCTTGCTGAGCTGCGTTATGGCGTATCGATTACCGATCCGTGCGTAAGCTGGGAAACGACAGAACATATGCTCGGCTGGGCATACGAAAAGCTATAG